In Aegilops tauschii subsp. strangulata cultivar AL8/78 chromosome 3, Aet v6.0, whole genome shotgun sequence, one genomic interval encodes:
- the LOC109741845 gene encoding uncharacterized protein, protein MTFAGASRRRRASGSHPPLPLIAIVLLLVFPPPPRTYALRVPLREVASLLSLSHSLLTRIAVTRADRGDAAAAARARRIASHISILSSRGAWALGWDYLRHYAFSSVTGCGFSCATAAARLLAAAAEASRLKSPVDAAQWLRRNYGDLLAAATQLLNGLLSAFSEQGPLREVVLDVKWEVEEGGLLKDCLQVGAKDLEGLLIIAKDLFGASRASSRHSEL, encoded by the exons ATGACCTTCGCCGGGGCTTCACGCCGCCGGCGAGCATCTGGTTCCcatccccctctccctctcataGCCATCGTCCTCCTGCTAGTCTTCCCACCTCCTCCCCGCACTTACGCGCTCCGCGTCCCACTGCGCGAGGTCGCctccctcctctccctctcccactccCTCCTCACCCGCATCGCGGTCACCCGCGCCGACCGGGGGGACGCCGCTGCCGCTGCCCGCGCTCGCCGAATCGCCTCACACATATCCATTCTATCCTCCCGCGGTGCGTGGGCTCTTGGCTGGGACTACCTCCGCCACTATGCTTTCTCCTCCGTCACCGGATGCGGCTTCTCCTGTGCCACTGCCGCCGCCCGCCTCCTCGCCGCTGCGGCGGAGGCCTCGCGCCTAAAGTCACCCGTCGATGCGGCCCAGTGGCTGCGCCGTAATTACGGTGACCTCCTAGCCGCCGCTACGCAGCTCCTAAACGGACTCCTCTCCGCCTTCTCCGAGCAG GGGCCGCTAAGGGAGGTGGTGTTGGATGTGAAGTGGGAAGTGGAGGAAGGGGGGTTGCTGAAGGATTGCCTTCAGGTGGGAGCCAAAGACTTGGAGGGCTTGcttatcattgccaaagatctcTTTGGTGCTTCAAGGGCTTCTTCACGCCACAGTGAACTCTGA